A section of the Anabaena cylindrica PCC 7122 genome encodes:
- a CDS encoding class I SAM-dependent methyltransferase, producing MKIEQVLETYDEVYAEAYNEAFLTDIHSQTKTKHELKILTQLLSEKGTEARWLDVACGTGYYLSCFPEVKKAGLDISPAMLNISRRKNPDIPLIQGNFRDKSLFKKGEWDVISSMWWAYSFAESISEIETLIENICHWLTDDGFCFMPICNPSKNLYSGQTNVPYVATEDAPAYGGKILVTGVIWSWIEASGKRHDNMLVPQMEYMVELFKKYFQSVEIVEYANGYYWGILAAKKERLFDTICSQFTTESLHVTTEKNETLVDNLPLAPARPANFLKRFVHKFLNLNS from the coding sequence ATGAAAATTGAACAAGTGCTAGAAACTTATGATGAAGTCTATGCAGAGGCTTATAATGAAGCATTTCTAACGGACATTCATTCCCAGACAAAAACAAAGCATGAACTAAAAATATTAACACAGCTTTTGAGTGAGAAAGGTACTGAAGCTCGTTGGTTAGATGTTGCCTGTGGTACAGGGTACTATCTCAGTTGTTTTCCAGAAGTAAAGAAAGCAGGTTTAGATATCTCACCAGCCATGCTCAATATTTCTCGGAGAAAAAATCCTGATATTCCCTTAATTCAAGGTAATTTTAGAGATAAATCTCTGTTTAAAAAAGGAGAATGGGATGTTATCTCCTCAATGTGGTGGGCTTATAGCTTTGCAGAATCAATATCAGAAATTGAAACTTTGATTGAAAATATATGTCATTGGTTGACTGATGATGGTTTTTGTTTTATGCCTATTTGTAATCCTTCTAAAAATCTCTACAGTGGACAGACAAATGTTCCCTATGTTGCAACTGAAGATGCTCCAGCTTATGGAGGAAAAATCTTAGTTACTGGAGTGATATGGTCTTGGATTGAGGCTAGTGGTAAACGCCATGATAATATGCTTGTTCCGCAAATGGAATACATGGTTGAACTGTTTAAGAAATATTTCCAAAGCGTGGAAATTGTTGAATATGCCAATGGCTATTACTGGGGTATTCTCGCTGCTAAAAAGGAAAGACTATTTGACACTATCTGCTCTCAGTTCACTACTGAATCCCTTCATGTTACTACTGAAAAAAACGAAACACTTGTTGATAATCTACCACTAGCACCTGCTCGTCCTGCCAACTTTTTAAAGCGGTTTGTTCACAAATTTCTCAATCTCAACTCTTGA
- a CDS encoding UbiA family prenyltransferase, whose translation MNQQTLNRFQQLIKLVRAKEWWSYKLAPVLGTAYATAAILNISLISLWSTLLFLLFALVIGASYASLINNICDQEEDQISGKANYFIGRSKFLIALAMIGCIVLGLIVSGLLIQVPLALCFYIGNWLLFTVYSVPPIRLKNRGIWGGLAIAMGESLVPQILSIFLIAHNTDKPLSATWLTMIAIWAFALGLRSILWHQILDFENDHLAGINTFAVNTSKQTLQRLGKWVVFPIEFLSLLVILLLSNNVFGWIFIGIYFFTEFLRYYFWKLSIVIIEPTNKHRLFLFEYYDVFYPLSFLALSSCQDPTNLIILGFHLLFYYSRIWWWMKDFWGLLRWEIPNKFRNHNSHVKL comes from the coding sequence ATGAATCAACAAACCCTAAATCGTTTTCAACAGCTTATCAAACTCGTTCGAGCGAAAGAATGGTGGTCATACAAACTGGCTCCAGTTTTGGGAACTGCTTATGCTACGGCGGCAATTCTCAACATATCTTTAATTTCGCTTTGGAGTACGCTGTTATTTCTCCTGTTTGCTTTAGTGATTGGTGCAAGCTACGCGAGTTTAATTAACAATATATGTGATCAAGAAGAAGATCAAATCAGTGGCAAAGCAAACTACTTTATAGGGAGATCTAAATTCCTCATAGCTTTGGCTATGATTGGTTGTATCGTACTAGGTCTTATCGTCTCAGGACTACTAATTCAAGTCCCTCTAGCGTTGTGCTTTTACATAGGCAACTGGCTACTCTTCACTGTTTACTCAGTACCACCTATCCGTCTGAAAAACCGGGGTATTTGGGGGGGGTTAGCAATTGCAATGGGAGAAAGTCTTGTACCGCAAATATTGTCCATATTTTTAATTGCTCACAATACTGATAAGCCCCTATCCGCAACATGGCTAACGATGATTGCTATTTGGGCATTTGCATTAGGATTGAGGAGCATTCTTTGGCATCAAATACTTGATTTTGAGAATGATCATCTTGCCGGTATTAATACATTTGCTGTCAATACTTCTAAACAAACTTTGCAAAGACTTGGTAAATGGGTTGTTTTCCCAATTGAGTTTTTATCGCTGCTGGTAATATTACTGCTTTCTAATAATGTTTTCGGCTGGATTTTTATAGGCATTTATTTTTTCACAGAATTCCTCAGATACTACTTCTGGAAATTATCAATTGTCATTATTGAACCTACTAATAAACACAGACTTTTTCTATTTGAATACTACGATGTGTTCTATCCCTTGAGCTTCCTGGCTTTGTCCAGTTGTCAAGATCCTACGAATTTAATTATTTTGGGATTTCACTTATTATTTTACTATTCACGCATATGGTGGTGGATGAAAGATTTCTGGGGTTTATTAAGATGGGAAATTCCTAACAAATTTCGTAATCACAACAGCCATGTTAAATTGTAA
- a CDS encoding ABC transporter ATP-binding protein, with amino-acid sequence MKKILLETKHLSKRFCRDPTLSLNYTIKDIFWEFRRKPEGENCLRPGEFWSIYDVNLQLRAGEVLGLIGHNGAGKSTLVNLITGILRPTLGQVIWHTNRVIMIDGQAGLNSFQTGRENIYNLLSMYGVSENLIKNKINDIIDYSGIQNFIDAPVGTYSTGMRLRLGFSIYTQLQPDVFIIDEALGGGDIRFQQRFQNYLRDYIKNGGAILLVSHEMYQIQSLCQRVIIFEQGQVYDSGEPDQIIYTYTELMQAKENDSHPVSLNIESEKVTQQIDEDLLPGEKFGLVEIEQVEITAVDGKEITPGSKVQFQMICNSQVHSYPVMIHFSLGQDELFPMAMMNGKFGEECYQLKKGQNKFYCVVDKIPLLPGKYQLKVAIVENGTYDILGMKGYQEKPFYFEVKGFNNLEINFARSYKYLFHIPTEWK; translated from the coding sequence ATGAAAAAAATCCTGTTAGAAACAAAGCATTTATCAAAACGATTTTGTCGTGATCCCACGTTATCACTCAATTACACAATCAAAGATATTTTTTGGGAATTTCGCCGCAAACCAGAAGGAGAAAATTGTCTACGACCTGGTGAATTTTGGTCTATTTATGATGTCAATCTACAACTCAGAGCAGGTGAAGTTCTAGGGTTAATTGGACATAATGGTGCTGGCAAAAGTACATTAGTTAACTTAATCACGGGAATTTTACGCCCTACGCTGGGTCAGGTTATATGGCATACTAATCGAGTTATTATGATAGATGGTCAAGCTGGATTAAATTCCTTTCAAACGGGGCGAGAAAATATATATAATCTATTATCAATGTACGGAGTAAGTGAGAACCTCATCAAAAATAAGATTAATGATATTATTGACTATTCAGGTATTCAAAACTTTATTGATGCACCTGTCGGTACATACAGTACAGGAATGCGACTGAGGTTAGGATTTTCTATTTATACTCAATTACAACCAGACGTTTTTATTATAGATGAAGCTTTAGGAGGCGGAGATATTCGCTTTCAACAGAGGTTTCAGAATTATCTCCGGGACTATATTAAAAATGGTGGAGCAATATTACTGGTTTCTCATGAAATGTATCAAATACAATCTCTTTGTCAGCGTGTAATTATTTTTGAGCAAGGACAAGTTTATGACTCTGGTGAACCTGATCAAATAATTTACACATATACTGAATTGATGCAGGCAAAAGAAAATGATTCTCATCCAGTTTCATTAAATATTGAAAGCGAGAAAGTTACCCAACAAATAGATGAAGATTTACTACCTGGAGAAAAATTTGGCTTAGTAGAAATTGAGCAAGTGGAAATAACTGCCGTAGATGGAAAAGAAATTACTCCAGGAAGTAAAGTTCAATTTCAGATGATTTGCAATTCACAAGTTCATAGCTATCCCGTGATGATTCATTTTTCTTTAGGGCAAGATGAACTATTTCCAATGGCAATGATGAACGGGAAGTTTGGTGAGGAATGTTATCAACTCAAAAAAGGACAAAATAAATTTTATTGCGTGGTAGATAAAATACCACTTTTGCCAGGAAAATATCAATTAAAAGTAGCGATAGTAGAAAATGGTACTTATGATATATTAGGCATGAAAGGATACCAAGAAAAGCCATTCTATTTTGAAGTAAAAGGATTCAATAATCTCGAAATAAATTTTGCTAGAAGTTATAAATACCTATTCCATATTCCTACCGAATGGAAGTAA
- a CDS encoding ABC transporter permease, translated as MNLRPSQTDEISSDLSGFVKINSGRSQLFSIRGFLIGAWLDLRSSSAFAKRLFLQNIAQRYRYSSLGLFWAFVPSALIAILLTLGQRDGISILIAGTVPPQVYGIFGLIMAQTFLEALNIQRVSLNQYIHLLVRQKIPLEAIMMAGLAESTFGFLMRLPVLIAILLVFNISPALTFPLAFLGIASIISFGSGLGLLLAPWNALSKDLENVMQFFPWVLFLVTPVFVAMQPGNWLYSLHQLNPLTYLFEGTRFLAYGVGTVNILALFILLPMTIILLLVSWLFCRLCLPYIIERSLN; from the coding sequence ATGAATTTGCGTCCTTCTCAGACTGATGAAATTAGTAGTGATTTGTCTGGTTTTGTGAAGATTAACAGTGGTAGGAGTCAGCTATTTTCAATCAGAGGATTTCTGATAGGTGCATGGCTAGATTTACGCTCATCATCAGCATTTGCTAAACGGCTATTTTTACAAAATATAGCCCAGCGTTATCGTTATTCGTCTCTTGGGCTATTTTGGGCATTTGTACCTTCAGCGTTAATAGCAATTTTACTGACATTGGGACAGAGGGATGGCATTTCTATTTTAATTGCAGGTACAGTTCCACCACAAGTTTATGGTATCTTTGGGCTAATTATGGCGCAAACGTTTCTGGAAGCTTTAAATATTCAGCGCGTTTCACTTAATCAATATATTCACTTATTGGTCAGACAAAAAATTCCCCTAGAAGCTATCATGATGGCTGGTTTGGCAGAATCCACCTTTGGCTTCTTGATGCGTCTGCCAGTGTTGATTGCTATTCTCTTAGTTTTTAATATTTCTCCTGCTTTGACATTCCCTCTCGCTTTCTTGGGTATTGCCTCAATTATTAGTTTCGGCTCTGGATTGGGTTTATTATTAGCTCCTTGGAATGCTTTAAGTAAGGATTTAGAAAATGTCATGCAGTTTTTCCCTTGGGTTCTATTTCTTGTTACTCCTGTGTTTGTAGCTATGCAACCAGGGAATTGGCTTTATTCTTTACATCAATTAAATCCACTTACCTATCTATTTGAAGGGACAAGATTTCTAGCTTATGGTGTGGGTACAGTCAATATTTTAGCTTTATTCATATTACTACCCATGACTATAATATTGCTTTTAGTAAGCTGGTTATTTTGTCGTTTATGCTTACCTTATATAATCGAGCGATCGCTTAATTAA
- a CDS encoding glycosyltransferase, producing MLTETIRTINNHSYPTQVGCFVFISSCFDVWGGSEELLAATAKYLKQQGHEVHVFKLQISDHPRILELQAAGVKVIALNSLRLMGIKHFVFKCIYHLVRLLKFLPLPASWYFIHTDPQRTFILQTLRRIKPSLVVISQGDNFDGLNYGDICLELKLPYVMLSHKASHHIWPVDALRPMMRKVFQQAKRCFFVSEHNLFLTQMQLGQGLSHAEVVRNPYLTSATESLPWPEIKDNCFKLACVGRLWLVDKGQDILLEVLAQEKWKYRNLQVSFFGEGANRDTLIDMANLLGLKNVNFPGFVENIESVWQDYHALILPSRAEGLPITLVEAMMCGRIAITTNVGGIPEVLEDNITGFIAKGTSFAAIDEALERAWQRSDEWENMGTQASISIRKQIPKDPERLFADKLLQLSTLEVNSAHKGART from the coding sequence ATGTTAACAGAAACTATCCGCACCATCAATAACCATTCTTATCCCACACAGGTTGGTTGTTTTGTATTTATTAGCTCTTGTTTTGATGTGTGGGGTGGTAGTGAAGAACTTTTAGCAGCAACTGCTAAATACCTAAAGCAACAAGGACATGAAGTTCATGTCTTCAAATTACAAATTAGTGATCATCCCCGCATTTTAGAATTACAAGCTGCTGGAGTTAAGGTGATTGCTCTAAATTCTTTACGTTTGATGGGGATAAAACATTTTGTTTTCAAATGTATATACCATCTAGTTAGACTACTGAAGTTTTTACCTCTACCGGCAAGCTGGTATTTTATTCACACAGACCCACAGCGAACTTTTATATTACAGACTTTGAGACGAATCAAACCTTCTTTGGTGGTAATTTCCCAAGGAGATAATTTTGATGGATTAAACTATGGAGATATTTGTCTGGAACTTAAATTACCCTATGTGATGCTTTCTCACAAAGCAAGTCATCATATCTGGCCAGTTGATGCTTTACGTCCCATGATGCGAAAAGTATTTCAACAAGCAAAACGCTGTTTTTTTGTTTCTGAGCATAATCTATTTTTAACTCAGATGCAGTTAGGTCAAGGTCTTTCCCATGCAGAAGTTGTCAGAAATCCCTATCTAACATCTGCCACCGAATCTTTACCTTGGCCAGAAATTAAAGATAATTGTTTTAAATTAGCTTGTGTTGGCCGTTTGTGGTTAGTAGATAAAGGCCAGGATATTCTCTTAGAGGTTTTAGCTCAGGAAAAGTGGAAGTACCGCAATTTACAAGTGTCATTTTTTGGGGAAGGTGCTAATCGAGACACTTTAATAGATATGGCAAATTTATTAGGTTTAAAAAATGTAAATTTTCCAGGCTTTGTGGAGAATATTGAGAGTGTTTGGCAAGATTATCATGCTTTAATTTTACCTTCCCGTGCAGAGGGATTGCCGATCACGTTGGTGGAAGCAATGATGTGTGGCCGGATAGCAATTACAACGAATGTGGGAGGAATTCCAGAAGTGCTAGAGGATAATATCACAGGTTTTATAGCCAAGGGAACTTCTTTTGCTGCGATTGATGAAGCTTTAGAACGAGCTTGGCAGCGTTCTGATGAATGGGAAAATATGGGTACGCAAGCATCCATATCTATTCGCAAGCAGATTCCTAAAGACCCAGAGAGATTATTTGCTGATAAGTTGCTGCAACTATCTACTCTGGAAGTTAATTCTGCACATAAAGGAGCAAGAACATGA
- a CDS encoding glycosyltransferase family 4 protein — protein MLTFPSPNPIVVRQLNKSLTFIFISSCEYWGGSEELWFESARYLKRQGFTVHALKNRVPKNNHIQELKADGIEVKNIHFLVQVLRKLSFLINIQFFVKTIKLFKYKNNHRLFKNRQPSLVIISQGENYDGVEIAKICLELNLPYIIISHKASDPVWPHGIKRQIMQDVYRQAKFCFFVSQHNLSLTEAQIGYSLTNAEVVRNPHQAIIPEALPYPQPENDYFKIACVARLWILDKGQDVLLRVLAQDKWQNRHLHISFFGEGVDRDALIDMTKLLGLKNVSFPGFVNNILNIWYHHHALIMPSRAEGLPIALVEAMMCGRPGIVTDVGGMAEILEDEVTGFIAAGACFQEIDKVLERAWQRRYEWENIGKEASISIRKLIPPQPEQVFADKLVQLCQSSELL, from the coding sequence ATGTTAACATTTCCTTCTCCCAATCCAATAGTTGTCAGACAGCTTAATAAGTCTTTGACATTCATTTTTATTAGCTCTTGTGAATACTGGGGTGGCAGTGAAGAACTATGGTTTGAATCGGCTAGATATTTAAAAAGACAAGGTTTCACAGTCCATGCTTTGAAGAATCGCGTCCCCAAAAATAACCACATTCAAGAATTAAAAGCAGATGGAATTGAGGTAAAAAATATTCATTTTTTAGTTCAAGTGCTTCGTAAGTTAAGCTTTTTGATCAATATTCAATTTTTTGTAAAAACCATAAAACTGTTCAAATATAAAAATAACCATCGGCTATTCAAAAACCGACAACCATCTCTAGTCATAATTTCTCAAGGAGAAAATTATGATGGTGTAGAAATCGCTAAAATTTGTCTGGAACTGAATTTACCATATATCATTATTAGTCACAAAGCATCAGACCCAGTTTGGCCACATGGAATAAAACGTCAAATAATGCAGGATGTGTATCGACAAGCAAAGTTTTGCTTCTTTGTTTCCCAACATAATTTATCCTTAACAGAAGCTCAAATAGGCTACAGTTTGACGAATGCGGAAGTTGTCAGAAATCCCCATCAAGCTATAATTCCAGAAGCATTACCTTATCCCCAACCAGAAAATGATTATTTTAAAATTGCTTGTGTTGCACGGTTGTGGATTTTAGATAAAGGGCAAGATGTATTATTAAGAGTTCTAGCTCAAGATAAGTGGCAAAATCGTCATTTACATATCTCTTTTTTCGGAGAGGGAGTTGATCGAGATGCACTGATAGATATGACCAAACTTTTGGGACTAAAAAATGTGAGTTTCCCTGGATTTGTCAACAATATTTTAAATATTTGGTATCATCATCATGCCCTAATTATGCCTTCTCGTGCAGAAGGTTTACCCATAGCTTTAGTGGAAGCAATGATGTGTGGTAGACCAGGAATTGTTACAGATGTAGGAGGTATGGCAGAGATTTTAGAAGATGAGGTTACTGGCTTTATAGCTGCCGGTGCTTGTTTTCAAGAAATTGACAAAGTGTTAGAACGAGCTTGGCAACGTCGTTATGAGTGGGAAAATATTGGCAAGGAAGCATCTATATCTATTCGCAAGCTGATTCCACCCCAGCCAGAACAGGTATTTGCAGATAAGTTGGTGCAATTATGCCAAAGTTCTGAACTGTTATAG
- a CDS encoding glycosyltransferase family 4 protein, protein MKILLITDYATPTGGAEILTIALRDGLRSRGHDARLFASSARPMNAESQADYRCFGTTSSFRTLLQTANFWAFGKLRQVLAEFQPDVVHVTIFLTQLSPLILPLLKNVPSLYYAVWYRSICPTGTKILPNGTACQVKMGMPCYQNHCLPLWDWLPLMIQMKLWQRWSNAFNLFVAPSQAVKQHLMGAGINSVEIVWHGTPIQPQRPPLTLPPTVAFAGRLVKEKGAEVLLKAIALVVNQIPEARLLLVGDGAEKEVLKQQIIDLNITANVFMPGLMSRLEIEKLFSTAWVQVVPSIWPEPFGTVVIEAMIRGTAVIVSASGGLPEIVQNNETGLIVPPGNYQVLAAALLRILQNRELAEQMGKKAREVAKTHYSQDIYVDKFLELYQNLCII, encoded by the coding sequence ATGAAAATTCTGTTAATTACTGACTATGCTACCCCAACAGGAGGGGCTGAAATACTAACTATTGCACTTAGAGATGGATTGCGATCGCGTGGTCATGATGCCCGTTTATTTGCCAGTTCTGCCCGTCCTATGAATGCCGAAAGCCAAGCTGATTATCGTTGTTTTGGCACAACATCTAGTTTTCGGACATTACTGCAAACAGCTAACTTTTGGGCTTTTGGAAAATTAAGACAAGTCCTAGCAGAATTTCAACCTGATGTAGTTCACGTAACGATATTTTTAACTCAACTTTCACCCTTAATACTACCTCTACTCAAAAATGTACCAAGTCTTTACTATGCAGTTTGGTATCGGTCTATTTGTCCCACTGGGACTAAAATCCTACCTAACGGAACAGCTTGCCAAGTAAAAATGGGTATGCCTTGTTATCAGAATCATTGCTTACCTTTATGGGATTGGTTGCCATTAATGATACAAATGAAATTGTGGCAACGTTGGAGTAATGCCTTCAACTTATTTGTAGCCCCTAGTCAAGCCGTAAAACAGCATTTAATGGGGGCAGGTATAAATTCCGTCGAGATAGTTTGGCATGGTACACCAATTCAACCCCAACGTCCTCCCCTGACATTACCGCCAACAGTAGCATTTGCCGGACGATTAGTAAAAGAAAAGGGAGCAGAGGTATTATTAAAAGCGATCGCTCTCGTAGTCAATCAGATACCAGAAGCCAGGTTATTGCTAGTGGGAGATGGAGCAGAAAAAGAAGTTTTAAAACAACAGATCATTGACTTAAATATTACCGCCAATGTTTTTATGCCTGGATTAATGTCACGATTGGAGATAGAGAAATTATTCTCTACAGCTTGGGTACAGGTAGTTCCCTCTATTTGGCCAGAACCGTTTGGTACGGTTGTCATTGAAGCAATGATACGCGGAACAGCAGTTATAGTTAGTGCCTCTGGTGGTTTGCCGGAGATTGTTCAAAATAATGAAACAGGTTTGATAGTGCCACCGGGAAATTATCAAGTTTTAGCTGCTGCCTTGTTGCGGATATTACAAAATCGGGAATTAGCAGAACAGATGGGTAAAAAAGCAAGAGAAGTAGCTAAAACTCACTATAGTCAAGACATTTATGTAGATAAATTTTTAGAATTATATCAGAATTTATGTATAATTTGA
- a CDS encoding glycosyltransferase family 2 protein, translating into MYKFSIIIPTYNRTERLKNCLDSLTRINYPRENFEVIIVDDGSNHPLHILVSSYEHEFDISLIRQTNSGPAKARNAGANLAKGQYLAFTDDDCTLDPNWFSALENAFSKQPNTLLGGKTINGLPNNPYSTASQLLIDYIYDYYNINFSQAQFFASNNFAVSRELFNQVGQFDINFPLAAAEDREFCDRWLFHGYSLYYVPQAIIYHSHDLNLTKFWRQHFNYGCGAFYFHQIRSRRNQTSLKFEPLRFYLQLLAYPFTTKYQIISKILISGLLFISQLANIGGFLRTKLPNF; encoded by the coding sequence ATGTACAAATTTTCAATTATCATTCCCACCTACAATCGTACTGAACGATTAAAAAATTGTTTAGATTCCCTAACTCGTATCAATTACCCACGAGAGAATTTTGAAGTTATTATTGTCGATGATGGCAGCAATCATCCTCTTCATATCCTAGTGAGTTCCTATGAACACGAGTTTGATATTAGTTTAATCCGACAAACTAACTCCGGTCCTGCTAAAGCGAGGAATGCAGGTGCTAACTTAGCGAAAGGGCAATATTTAGCATTTACTGATGATGACTGCACCCTCGATCCAAATTGGTTTTCAGCCCTCGAAAATGCCTTTTCTAAGCAACCAAATACTCTTTTAGGGGGAAAAACCATCAACGGTTTGCCAAACAACCCTTACTCCACAGCTAGTCAATTACTCATTGATTATATCTACGATTATTACAATATAAATTTTTCTCAAGCTCAGTTTTTCGCGTCTAATAATTTTGCTGTTTCTAGGGAATTATTTAACCAAGTAGGACAATTTGATATTAATTTTCCCTTAGCTGCGGCTGAGGATCGGGAGTTTTGCGATCGCTGGCTATTTCATGGATATTCTTTATATTATGTTCCCCAGGCAATCATATACCATTCCCATGATCTCAATTTAACGAAATTTTGGCGGCAGCATTTTAATTATGGTTGTGGTGCATTTTACTTTCATCAGATTCGCTCTCGACGTAATCAAACATCCCTGAAATTTGAACCATTGCGCTTTTACTTGCAGCTACTAGCTTACCCATTTACGACAAAATACCAAATTATATCCAAAATTTTAATTTCCGGCTTATTATTTATTTCGCAATTAGCTAATATTGGGGGTTTTTTGAGAACAAAATTACCAAATTTTTAG
- a CDS encoding NAD(P)/FAD-dependent oxidoreductase yields MKRNKINNLEHNNRNFPLSVIIGGGPAGLTAAYKLAKHGLHSVVLEKSDRVGGISRTETYKGYRFDIGGHRFFTKVPQVQHLWNEVLGDEFIKVKRLSRIYYNGKFFNYPIELFNTVSNLGVLQSFLIIFSYLKIKISPLPVEENFEQWVTNRFGERLYQTFFKSYTEKIWGISCIEIKADWAAQRIRGLCLNKAVINALFSSNSTKTLIKEFDYPILGPGMMWERFQEKLNVQGSPVLLNTEVIRVERQQKRITRIIAQKGNQIFEITGDHFINTMPITALMHRLDPLPPDNVLKACRRLKYRDFLIVPIVINQEHLFPDNWIYIHSPEFKVGRIQNFKNWSPQMVADTRKTCLGMEYFCSEGDDLWSMDNQDLIRLASEEIVNLGLLDNIQKVEDGTVIREKKAYPVYDCEYQQNLKLIQDYVDSFENLQSVGRNGMHRYNNQDHSMLSALLAAENIMGANHNLWTVNTERSYHEEFMVTHKKEPVISR; encoded by the coding sequence ATGAAACGCAATAAGATTAATAATCTTGAGCATAACAATCGTAATTTCCCCTTGAGTGTAATCATTGGTGGGGGACCGGCTGGATTAACTGCTGCTTATAAGTTGGCTAAACATGGCTTACATTCTGTAGTGTTGGAAAAAAGCGATCGCGTGGGGGGAATCTCTCGGACTGAAACCTACAAAGGCTATCGCTTCGATATTGGAGGACATCGCTTTTTTACCAAAGTTCCCCAAGTCCAACATCTATGGAACGAAGTTTTAGGAGACGAATTTATTAAAGTTAAGCGTTTATCTCGCATTTACTATAATGGTAAATTTTTTAATTATCCTATAGAACTATTTAACACTGTCAGTAACTTGGGAGTTTTGCAGAGTTTCTTAATTATTTTTAGTTATTTAAAAATCAAAATCAGTCCTTTACCAGTAGAAGAAAATTTTGAGCAATGGGTAACAAACCGTTTTGGCGAACGCTTGTATCAAACTTTCTTTAAAAGCTATACAGAGAAAATTTGGGGAATTAGCTGTATAGAAATTAAAGCAGATTGGGCTGCACAACGAATTAGGGGATTATGTCTGAACAAAGCAGTCATTAACGCTTTATTTAGTAGTAATAGCACCAAAACATTGATTAAGGAATTTGATTATCCCATTTTAGGACCAGGGATGATGTGGGAACGATTTCAAGAGAAATTAAATGTTCAAGGCTCTCCAGTATTATTAAATACGGAAGTAATCAGAGTAGAACGACAACAAAAACGTATTACCCGTATCATTGCTCAAAAAGGCAATCAAATCTTTGAAATTACCGGAGATCATTTCATTAATACCATGCCTATTACAGCATTGATGCACCGTTTAGATCCCTTACCTCCTGACAATGTTTTGAAAGCCTGCCGTAGGCTAAAATATCGGGATTTTCTGATAGTTCCCATAGTGATTAACCAAGAACACCTTTTTCCAGACAATTGGATTTATATTCACAGTCCAGAATTTAAAGTCGGACGCATTCAGAATTTTAAAAATTGGAGTCCACAGATGGTAGCAGATACCCGCAAAACTTGTTTAGGAATGGAATATTTCTGTAGTGAGGGAGATGATTTATGGTCAATGGACAATCAAGATTTAATTAGATTAGCCAGTGAAGAAATTGTCAATTTAGGCTTATTAGATAACATCCAAAAAGTTGAAGATGGGACAGTCATCCGTGAAAAAAAAGCTTATCCTGTCTATGATTGTGAATACCAACAAAATTTAAAGCTTATTCAAGACTATGTAGATAGTTTTGAGAATTTACAATCTGTGGGACGTAATGGTATGCACCGTTATAACAATCAAGATCACTCAATGTTGTCTGCATTATTAGCAGCAGAGAATATTATGGGGGCAAATCATAATCTTTGGACAGTCAATACAGAGCGATCCTACCATGAAGAATTTATGGTTACACACAAAAAAGAGCCTGTAATTTCTAGATAA